The Gemmatimonadota bacterium region CTCGACGTGAGCGGTGCGCCGATCGAGTCGATCAGATCGTAAACCAGTTCGGCTGTTGAGGACGCCTTCGTATCGATCACCGACAGCGGCGTGATCAATTCACTATAGGGGTGGTGGTCGATCACGATCTTTACCGCCGCCGATTCCTCCAACGGCTGCCGCAATCGCCCCAGCCGGTCCCAGCCGTTGGCGTCCACGACGACGACAACATCCGCGTCGGCGAATCGCCCGATCTCATCCTCCGAAGCGGGCGCGAGAATTTCACCGTCGGGATCCAGCCAGGTATAAGCGGCTGGGATTGCGTCGTTCATGGCGACGACGGCGTCCTTCCCCAGCACCTTCAGACACTCGTAGACCCCCAGGGCCGATCCGATCGAATCCCCGTCGGGATTAACGTGGCTGGAGATCACGAAGGACTGGTTCGATGCGATGACTGCCTTGACTTCATCCCACATAACCATCTTCCATGGATCGGTCCCGGCGGCGCTTAGCGTCTTTTTATTCCGCCTGGGTCCGCCGAATCGGGTGATCCGGCGTGTTGGTAAGAAACGTCGAAAATAAAGATCAGCCGCCCTTCATGTCAAGGTTTATTGTTGATCCTGAGCGGATGGTGTACGAGTTAAATGGTTGATAAATAAGTGTTTTAATTGACAGACCGCCGGCCAGTCAATAGTTTGCATGGAATCCAGGGAGAACTCCGGCTTCAACGCCTTGCCACCTTCCGGCAGACCAGGTCTTCCCCAAAGTCTTCCGATCGGCACATGCCCATGTCGAACGCCCTCGTCCTGTTCATGAAAGCTCCGAGACCAGGGACCGTGAAAACCCGGTTGACGCCGAGCATAACGATGGACGAGGCCGCGGAACTCTACCGCGCCTTCATCCTGGACACGCTGCACCTGGCCCAGCGGACGGACGGCGTATCTCTCTTCGTGGCCTGGACGCCCGATGACGGACGGGCGGAACTCCTAAACGCCCTGGGCTGTCCGGGTGATCACGATGTGAACTGGCTCCGTCAGCGGGGCAGCCATCTCGGCGAACGGTTGTCGAACGCCTTCTCGGCCTTCCGGCAGGAGGGATGGGAAAAGACCGTCGTGCTGGGTGGTGACAGCCCCCTCCTGCCCCGGGATTACATCGAAGAGGCGTTCGAGGCACTGGACCGGCACGACGTCGTGCTCGGTCCGGCCGACGATGGAGGCTACTACCTGATCGGATTGGGCGGTCCGGGCGGACCGGGCGGACCGGGTGACCCAGGCGGCCCGGACGGGCCAAATGGTCCCGGCAGTCCGGACAAACCGAGACGCCGTGGATATCCCGCCGACCGGTACGACCGACTGTTCGAATCCATCCACTGGGGCACCGGCCGCGTGCTGCGGCAGACCCGGGCGGCTATCCGGACATGCGGTTTTTCAAGCCACGAACTCCCG contains the following coding sequences:
- a CDS encoding glycosyltransferase → MPMSNALVLFMKAPRPGTVKTRLTPSITMDEAAELYRAFILDTLHLAQRTDGVSLFVAWTPDDGRAELLNALGCPGDHDVNWLRQRGSHLGERLSNAFSAFRQEGWEKTVVLGGDSPLLPRDYIEEAFEALDRHDVVLGPADDGGYYLIGLGGPGGPGGPGDPGGPDGPNGPGSPDKPRRRGYPADRYDRLFESIHWGTGRVLRQTRAAIRTCGFSSHELPSWHDVDRPADLDRLAREIRALRAGGDHLTGRCTETALAALSREGRDQ